In Pseudobacter ginsenosidimutans, the following are encoded in one genomic region:
- a CDS encoding two-component regulator propeller domain-containing protein: protein MLVLLLLSCTVQSGAHAQSYYFRNYQAGNGISSNTITTILQDKKGFMWFGTRNGLNRFDGNSFRIFKHDPHDSTSIGSNSVLSLYEDDQEQLWIGTYKGIYRYNPKEDRFYFFDQLPAGEVRYIKADNEQQVWIICDFHLYKYNPSNRSLQKFDSGSAQELVLTLSEQGDCWTANSNGQIKKYNTGKKEFITYELPVKQPYTNIQDIYPFNDSLVLFGTMDKVYLFNIHTRTQQDVFTASGKKGVIQLHKIIRQSPTTWWLGTETGIYIYDLYKGITNLVQKEYGNPYSITDNVIYSFCQDKEGGTWVGTFFGGINYFSQQTNRFQKYFPHNGPDRLGGNLVHEICQDEKQNIWIGTEDAGLHKLDPRTGAIKQFLPNSGSGSISYQNIHGLVACGNELWIGTYEHGLDVMDLRTEKVVRHYKAGDAPNQLHSNFIVTLYKTRKNEVLVGTWTGLLKYNRATDDFTTIPGFNTQVQGITEDDQGTIWFCSYGNGVYFYNPANNQSGNLRFDPNNSNSLCNNYVNSLYRDSRGHFWFCTENGLCSYDPRTRQFRRYDNLPDQVFRVLEDDNGLLWVSTSRGLFNMDSHGENGKLYTTAQGLLSDQFNYNSGYKAPDGTMYFGSVKGMISFNPAHFKSPSFVPPVYITHLQVNNKDQLVNRDGSSLPQSILYTEEITLPYDRSTLSLDVAALSYSMPGTNEYMYKMQGLDKDWIQMQSNRRIYYTKLSPGKYLFRVKGSAAGDVWNPKETTLRIHILPPWWASWWAYALYALTGAGILFIILRYYHIAVKEKNKRMIDTLEMEKEREIYNAKIEFFTNIAHEIRTPLTLIKLPLDKLMRTNTHNASLTESLDMMKKNTNRLIDLTDQLLDFRKAEANKFSLNFIRTDISDVLKELFHAFKPIAEEKKLQLKLEMPRMPLQAYVDTEAFRKIMSNLLNNAIKYAAGSVTVRLKPFNSNDQVFNIEIRNDGHLIPYELKEKIFEPFYRLKENEKQPGTGIGLPLSRSLAELHKGILDLQQPDGAFNVFLLSIPIHQEHEIDLQDYETIETEHTTAEEESSLKDSDPGKLHLLLVEDNKEILSFLKNELQAAYTISRAGNGEEALEVLNRENIHLVISDIMMPVMDGIELCKKIKTDLQFSHIPIILLTAKNTMTSRIEGLEVGADAYIEKPFAFEHLQAQISNLLSNRNTLKEYFARTPLTHIKGIASSKADKEFLEQLHTVINAHITDTELDVDKLSRLMNMSRTSFYRKIKALSDLTPNELINLSRLKLAAELLAEGSYKINEVAGMVGYSINSNFSRDFSKQFGKTPSQYLAELGKKV from the coding sequence ATGCTTGTGCTACTGCTGCTCTCCTGCACTGTGCAGTCCGGAGCACATGCACAGTCGTATTATTTCAGGAACTATCAGGCAGGCAACGGGATCTCCAGCAATACGATAACAACCATATTGCAGGATAAAAAAGGATTCATGTGGTTCGGTACGAGAAATGGATTGAACCGCTTTGATGGTAACAGCTTCCGCATCTTCAAACATGATCCGCACGACAGCACCAGTATCGGCAGCAATTCCGTATTGAGTTTGTATGAAGACGACCAGGAACAATTATGGATCGGCACTTACAAAGGCATTTACCGCTACAACCCCAAAGAAGACCGCTTCTATTTTTTCGATCAATTACCTGCCGGTGAAGTTCGCTATATCAAAGCGGATAATGAACAACAGGTCTGGATCATTTGCGATTTCCATTTGTACAAATACAATCCGTCCAACAGATCCCTGCAAAAATTCGACAGCGGCTCTGCACAGGAACTGGTACTCACATTGTCAGAGCAGGGTGATTGCTGGACAGCCAACAGTAATGGACAAATAAAAAAATATAATACAGGAAAGAAAGAATTCATCACTTATGAACTGCCTGTAAAGCAGCCCTACACCAATATTCAGGATATCTATCCTTTCAACGACAGTCTTGTGCTCTTCGGCACCATGGATAAAGTTTATCTTTTTAATATACACACAAGAACACAACAGGATGTATTTACCGCTTCCGGTAAAAAGGGTGTAATACAGTTACACAAGATCATCCGGCAATCACCCACCACCTGGTGGCTGGGTACAGAAACCGGCATCTATATTTATGACCTGTATAAGGGCATCACTAATCTTGTACAAAAAGAATATGGAAATCCCTACTCTATTACAGACAATGTGATCTATTCATTTTGCCAGGACAAGGAAGGCGGTACCTGGGTAGGAACATTCTTTGGTGGCATCAATTATTTTTCGCAACAGACGAACCGTTTCCAGAAATACTTTCCCCATAATGGTCCCGACAGGTTAGGAGGCAATCTCGTGCATGAGATCTGCCAGGATGAAAAACAAAATATCTGGATCGGTACGGAAGATGCCGGCCTGCACAAACTGGACCCGCGCACCGGCGCTATCAAACAATTCCTGCCCAATTCAGGCAGTGGCAGCATCAGCTATCAAAATATACATGGACTGGTAGCCTGCGGGAACGAGCTCTGGATCGGCACCTACGAGCATGGCCTCGATGTGATGGACCTCCGCACAGAAAAAGTGGTACGGCATTACAAGGCCGGCGATGCGCCGAACCAGTTGCACAGCAACTTCATCGTTACACTTTACAAAACACGTAAGAACGAAGTGCTGGTGGGCACCTGGACCGGTCTTCTCAAATACAACAGAGCCACCGATGATTTTACTACCATCCCCGGTTTCAATACACAGGTACAGGGCATCACCGAAGATGACCAGGGAACCATCTGGTTCTGCTCTTATGGCAACGGCGTGTATTTTTACAATCCCGCCAACAATCAAAGCGGCAATCTTCGCTTCGATCCGAATAACAGTAATAGCCTATGCAATAATTATGTGAACAGTTTGTATCGCGACAGTCGCGGTCATTTCTGGTTCTGTACCGAGAACGGCCTCTGCAGTTACGATCCGCGCACCAGGCAATTCAGGAGATACGATAACCTGCCCGACCAGGTGTTCAGGGTTTTGGAAGATGATAATGGATTGCTCTGGGTCTCCACCTCACGTGGCCTTTTCAATATGGACTCTCATGGAGAAAATGGAAAACTGTACACCACTGCACAGGGATTGCTCAGTGATCAGTTCAATTACAATTCCGGATATAAAGCGCCCGACGGCACCATGTATTTCGGATCTGTGAAAGGCATGATCAGCTTCAACCCCGCACATTTCAAATCACCATCCTTTGTACCACCTGTATATATCACGCACCTGCAGGTGAACAATAAAGATCAGCTTGTGAACCGCGATGGATCTTCCCTGCCGCAATCGATCCTCTACACGGAGGAGATCACGTTGCCGTATGACCGAAGTACACTCAGCCTGGATGTTGCCGCGCTCAGCTATTCCATGCCCGGCACCAATGAGTATATGTACAAGATGCAGGGGCTCGATAAAGACTGGATCCAGATGCAAAGCAACCGCCGCATCTACTATACCAAGTTGTCACCAGGCAAGTACCTGTTCAGGGTGAAAGGCTCTGCGGCCGGCGATGTGTGGAATCCAAAAGAAACCACACTGCGCATTCATATCCTTCCGCCATGGTGGGCCAGCTGGTGGGCTTATGCTTTGTATGCACTCACCGGAGCAGGTATCCTGTTCATCATCCTGCGCTATTACCATATTGCCGTCAAGGAAAAGAACAAGCGCATGATCGATACCCTGGAAATGGAAAAAGAAAGGGAGATTTACAATGCCAAGATCGAATTCTTTACCAATATCGCCCATGAGATCCGCACCCCGCTCACGCTCATCAAACTGCCACTGGACAAATTGATGAGAACGAATACCCACAATGCTTCATTAACAGAAAGTTTGGACATGATGAAGAAGAATACCAACCGGCTGATCGATCTCACGGATCAGTTGCTCGACTTCCGCAAGGCAGAGGCTAACAAGTTCAGCCTGAATTTTATCAGGACAGATATCAGCGATGTGCTGAAAGAACTGTTCCATGCCTTCAAACCCATTGCCGAGGAGAAGAAACTCCAGCTCAAACTGGAGATGCCGCGTATGCCACTGCAGGCTTATGTTGACACAGAAGCCTTCCGCAAGATCATGAGCAATCTCCTCAACAATGCCATCAAGTACGCTGCCGGTTCTGTTACTGTTCGCTTGAAACCATTCAATAGCAACGACCAGGTTTTCAATATCGAGATCCGCAATGACGGTCATCTCATCCCCTATGAATTGAAGGAAAAGATCTTTGAGCCCTTCTACAGGTTGAAGGAAAATGAAAAACAACCCGGCACCGGCATCGGGCTTCCTCTCTCCCGCTCACTCGCAGAGCTGCATAAAGGCATTCTCGATCTGCAGCAACCCGATGGAGCTTTCAACGTATTCCTGCTTTCCATTCCTATTCACCAGGAACATGAGATCGATCTGCAGGATTATGAAACCATCGAAACAGAACATACAACAGCGGAAGAAGAATCATCATTGAAGGATTCAGATCCCGGAAAACTGCACCTGCTGCTGGTGGAAGACAATAAAGAGATCCTCAGTTTCCTGAAAAATGAATTGCAGGCGGCTTACACTATTTCAAGAGCCGGAAACGGAGAAGAGGCATTGGAAGTATTGAACAGGGAAAATATCCACCTGGTGATCAGCGATATCATGATGCCCGTGATGGATGGAATAGAATTGTGTAAAAAGATAAAAACCGATCTGCAGTTCAGTCATATTCCCATCATACTACTGACTGCAAAGAATACGATGACCTCCCGTATCGAGGGACTGGAAGTGGGCGCCGATGCCTATATTGAAAAACCATTCGCCTTCGAACATCTGCAGGCGCAGATCAGCAACCTGCTCAGCAACCGCAATACACTCAAGGAATATTTTGCACGCACGCCACTCACCCATATCAAAGGGATCGCCAGCTCCAAAGCAGACAAAGAGTTCCTGGAGCAACTGCATACAGTGATCAATGCGCATATCACCGATACGGAACTCGATGTAGATAAACTATCCCGGCTGATGAACATGAGCCGCACCAGCTTCTATCGTAAGATCAAAGCACTGTCTGATCTGACACCGAATGAGCTGATCAATTTATCACGACTGAAACTCGCAGCCGAACTGCTGGCAGAAGGCAGTTACAAGATCAATGAAGTGGCCGGTATGGTGGGATACAGCATCAACAGTAATTTTTCGAGGGACTTCAGTAAGCAATTCGGGAAAACGCCTTCGCAGTACCTGGCGGAATTAGGGAAGAAAGTATAA